In the Bacteroidales bacterium genome, one interval contains:
- a CDS encoding gliding motility lipoprotein GldH produces the protein MQRKKYNFSKRMIGFALAFTFLGFAFMSCDNNRYYEHNEMIANNIWFYDDAKIFEVEIEDSLQSFNFYINVRNTIDYEFANLYFFIKSEFPDGESAQDTIECQLADYQGKWLGDGRGKFRDNSFILRENIRFQKKGKYRFCVKHGMRADSLKGIADVGIRLERVE, from the coding sequence ATGCAAAGAAAAAAATATAACTTCTCGAAAAGAATGATAGGCTTTGCATTAGCTTTTACATTCTTGGGATTTGCATTTATGTCTTGCGATAATAATCGATATTACGAACATAACGAGATGATTGCAAATAATATTTGGTTTTATGATGATGCTAAAATATTTGAAGTAGAAATAGAAGATAGTCTCCAATCGTTTAATTTTTATATTAATGTTCGTAATACAATTGATTATGAGTTTGCTAACTTGTATTTTTTTATCAAATCAGAATTTCCCGATGGCGAATCTGCACAAGATACAATAGAATGTCAGTTAGCTGATTATCAGGGTAAATGGTTAGGCGATGGTAGGGGTAAGTTTCGTGATAACAGTTTTATACTTCGTGAAAATATACGTTTTCAGAAAAAAGGAAAATATCGCTTTTGCGTGAAACATGGTATGCGAGCTGATAGCTTAAAAGGCATAGCCGATGTGGGAATCAGATTGGAAAGGGTAGAATAA
- a CDS encoding DUF4956 domain-containing protein, whose amino-acid sequence MEDKWNLFQKFLITENANISISDFLLNSLVVVILSLLLSYTYRKCGRSLSNRKGFAANFILLAFTTMLIITIVKSSLALSLGLVGALSIVRFRAAIKEPEELAYLFIAIALGLGLGANQTLIVLVAFAILMLILWGGFFFSSKHKTQNLYISLSSDNIDNFKIEDLNNLIAKHFGDFRLKRYDSQNNFLELAYLVELKNTKSIQYFQDDLKLSSWNFHLGILDQEI is encoded by the coding sequence ATGGAAGATAAATGGAATCTGTTTCAAAAATTTTTAATTACCGAAAATGCTAATATTTCAATCAGCGATTTCTTATTGAATTCGTTAGTGGTTGTTATTTTATCATTATTACTATCTTATACTTATCGTAAATGTGGTAGAAGTCTTTCTAATCGTAAAGGATTTGCAGCAAATTTTATTCTTTTGGCTTTTACTACTATGCTGATAATCACTATAGTAAAGTCGTCTTTGGCTTTGTCCTTAGGTTTAGTCGGAGCTCTTTCTATTGTTAGGTTTAGAGCTGCTATAAAAGAGCCTGAAGAATTAGCTTATCTCTTTATTGCTATTGCTCTCGGCTTGGGACTTGGTGCTAATCAGACATTAATAGTCTTAGTGGCCTTTGCAATATTGATGCTAATTTTATGGGGAGGATTTTTCTTTTCCTCTAAACATAAAACGCAGAATTTATATATTAGTTTATCTTCAGATAATATCGATAATTTTAAAATAGAAGATCTTAATAATTTGATTGCAAAACATTTTGGCGATTTTCGCCTAAAAAGATATGATTCTCAAAATAACTTTTTAGAGCTTGCTTATCTGGTAGAATTAAAAAATACTAAATCAATTCAATATTTTCAAGACGATTTAAAACTATCTTCTTGGAACTTTCATTTGGGTATATTAGATCAAGAAATTTAG
- a CDS encoding CotH kinase family protein, which yields MKTLSYIVFLFFLIILGACTNSSVVENEKVSWFAYTDAETLDSNGKYIVGSGTDGDISFKLSGIHSQEHARSGKYSVKIGKKKPYGLTYEMRHLTEGNRFKASVWRYDLSGKAGLVVAGDKTHILYQAETKAIEKDKEGWELLEIEFYVKPNLDYIKIYAWSIGSDSAWFDDIRIERLPPKKYPVYTNSPKMYLYFDTKDWAVFERSRQRAFENGILEQSDDDWANGIISDEKQVLPIKARLKGDWLDHLEGVKWSYRVKMRKSKSLNGLRVFSLQNPLTRSNLMEYVAHSLFNDNDILTTRYGFTPLYVNGESRGVYAVEEHFAKQMIEYNQRREGPILRFNEEAFWGVQKHFKVEKKWYLLPYFQTAIAEAFQTNKTLASPVLSTEFSIAQRLLYQYKTHQKPLNQIFDVEKLAKYWALVDLTKARHGMAWHNQRFYYNPVLCLLEPIAFDAYTGGMEKFTEEKAIYGNLWFPKNAEVLEIDNLLFRIFQDTEFQELYVKNLKKISKEEYLNDFFKREEQSISKYEDLLQEEFPNYKYESAFIFDNAKRIRQELPAYQKRLKNGVINSYPLKEKILDYDTLYRIDLAPLFVNAFYYKSKDDMYRIRVENYNNRAIELIGLANEQKQISLSWRKKNYRIDAFNNKEQSLVLNLGDDDLLNELVFKVDGEKELLYTQLHPWEKKIGESPRQELLRENDYLQSGIFVEREDTVWIKSGKYQLKNLVIIPKGKFLFIEKGVDLDIVNSGGILSFAPIVLAGTENLPIHIFSSDSTAKGLSIFQTSSRNRIEHTTFSYLGNFEYKGWELSGAVNFYEADVDMDHVRFEHNFCEDALNIIRSDFSLESSTFYATAGDAFDGDFVKGVVTNTSFSEIGNDAFDFSGSQVQINSCEVKSAGDKGVSAGENSSVKLSNFSVSNANIAMASKDFSTIEGKEIRLTNCVYGLLAFQKKPEYGSANIKVNKLTFDNVFKKYLIEEQSVLQLNKRIIPGSQKKLATRFY from the coding sequence ATGAAAACTTTATCATATATCGTTTTTTTGTTCTTTCTGATTATTTTGGGAGCTTGCACAAATTCGTCCGTAGTGGAGAATGAAAAAGTATCCTGGTTTGCATATACCGATGCAGAGACTTTAGATTCTAACGGTAAATATATTGTTGGAAGTGGAACAGATGGAGATATCTCGTTTAAATTAAGTGGAATACATAGTCAAGAGCATGCGAGGAGTGGGAAGTATTCCGTTAAAATTGGAAAAAAGAAACCTTATGGTTTAACTTACGAAATGCGTCATCTTACCGAAGGTAACCGGTTTAAAGCTAGTGTATGGCGATACGATCTTAGTGGAAAAGCGGGGCTTGTTGTTGCGGGAGATAAAACACATATTTTATATCAAGCAGAAACTAAAGCTATTGAAAAAGATAAAGAGGGTTGGGAGCTTTTAGAAATAGAGTTTTATGTAAAACCTAATCTGGATTATATAAAAATCTATGCTTGGAGCATTGGCTCCGACAGTGCTTGGTTTGATGATATTCGTATTGAAAGACTGCCTCCAAAAAAATACCCTGTTTATACAAATAGTCCTAAAATGTATCTTTATTTTGATACTAAGGATTGGGCTGTTTTTGAACGCTCTCGCCAACGTGCTTTTGAAAATGGCATTTTAGAGCAAAGCGATGACGATTGGGCAAATGGTATCATCTCTGATGAAAAACAGGTTTTGCCTATAAAAGCTCGTCTTAAAGGCGATTGGTTGGATCATTTAGAAGGTGTTAAATGGTCGTATAGGGTGAAAATGCGGAAATCAAAGAGTCTGAACGGATTAAGGGTTTTTTCGCTTCAAAACCCTTTAACACGTTCTAACTTAATGGAATATGTTGCTCATTCTTTGTTTAACGATAATGATATTTTAACTACTCGTTATGGTTTTACACCTTTATATGTGAATGGCGAAAGTCGAGGTGTTTATGCTGTTGAAGAGCATTTTGCCAAGCAAATGATAGAGTATAATCAGCGGCGTGAAGGACCGATTTTACGTTTTAACGAAGAGGCATTTTGGGGTGTTCAAAAACATTTTAAAGTTGAAAAGAAATGGTATCTATTACCTTATTTTCAGACGGCTATTGCAGAAGCTTTTCAGACTAATAAAACTTTGGCATCTCCCGTTTTAAGTACGGAATTTTCTATTGCACAGCGACTTCTTTATCAATATAAAACACATCAAAAGCCTCTAAATCAGATTTTTGACGTGGAAAAGTTGGCTAAATATTGGGCATTGGTAGATTTAACAAAAGCTCGGCATGGAATGGCTTGGCACAATCAAAGGTTTTATTATAATCCGGTTTTATGCTTGTTGGAACCTATTGCTTTTGATGCTTATACCGGTGGTATGGAAAAGTTTACCGAAGAAAAAGCTATCTATGGTAACCTTTGGTTTCCTAAAAATGCTGAGGTTTTAGAAATAGATAATTTACTATTCAGGATTTTTCAGGATACTGAATTTCAAGAACTGTATGTAAAAAACCTTAAGAAAATAAGTAAAGAAGAATATCTGAATGATTTTTTTAAACGAGAAGAACAGTCTATTTCTAAATATGAAGATTTATTGCAGGAGGAGTTCCCGAACTATAAGTACGAGTCTGCCTTCATTTTCGATAATGCAAAAAGAATTCGACAGGAACTGCCGGCATATCAGAAGCGACTGAAGAATGGTGTGATAAATTCTTATCCGCTTAAAGAAAAAATACTTGATTATGACACGCTTTACCGAATAGATCTTGCTCCTTTATTTGTTAATGCTTTCTATTATAAATCCAAAGACGATATGTATAGAATTCGTGTTGAGAATTATAATAATAGGGCAATTGAGCTAATTGGTTTGGCCAATGAACAAAAGCAGATAAGCTTGTCTTGGCGTAAAAAAAATTATCGGATAGATGCTTTTAACAATAAGGAACAAAGCTTGGTTCTGAATCTTGGAGATGATGATTTGCTAAATGAGTTGGTATTTAAGGTAGATGGAGAAAAAGAGTTGTTGTATACTCAGTTGCATCCTTGGGAAAAGAAAATAGGAGAGAGTCCGCGTCAAGAATTACTTCGCGAAAACGATTATTTACAGTCAGGAATCTTTGTAGAAAGAGAAGATACTGTTTGGATTAAATCGGGGAAATATCAGTTGAAAAATTTGGTAATTATTCCAAAAGGTAAGTTTTTGTTTATTGAGAAGGGTGTCGACTTGGATATTGTAAATTCGGGTGGAATTCTATCTTTTGCTCCAATTGTATTGGCCGGTACAGAAAATTTACCTATCCATATTTTTTCTAGTGATTCAACAGCTAAGGGATTGAGCATTTTTCAAACCTCTTCTCGAAACCGAATTGAACATACTACTTTCAGTTACTTAGGCAATTTTGAATATAAAGGATGGGAGCTAAGTGGTGCTGTAAATTTTTATGAGGCAGATGTGGATATGGATCACGTTAGGTTTGAGCATAACTTTTGTGAAGATGCATTAAATATTATCCGTTCGGACTTTAGTTTAGAAAGCTCCACTTTTTACGCTACTGCCGGCGATGCTTTTGATGGCGATTTTGTTAAAGGCGTAGTTACAAATACTTCCTTCTCGGAAATAGGAAATGATGCTTTCGATTTTTCAGGATCACAAGTACAGATCAACTCTTGTGAGGTGAAAAGTGCAGGTGATAAAGGAGTTAGTGCAGGGGAAAATTCATCTGTAAAACTCAGCAATTTTAGTGTTTCAAATGCGAATATTGCAATGGCTTCAAAAGATTTTTCCACTATTGAAGGAAAGGAAATAAGACTTACAAATTGTGTTTATGGTTTGCTGGCTTTTCAGAAAAAACCGGAATATGGTTCTGCCAATATTAAAGTTAATAAACTCACTTTTGATAATGTGTTTAAAAAATATTTAATAGAAGAACAGTCGGTTCTACAATTGAATAAGAGAATAATTCCCGGGAGTCAGAAGAAGCTTGCAACTAGATTTTATTAG
- a CDS encoding VTC domain-containing protein: MSTLVENIQYRYERKFVFENKHPAYVEMIVKNHPSNFHEIFQQRQVNNIYFDKQGLRYYHDNFDGNTNRKKVRIRWYGNPVGQISKPILEFKIKKGELGIKKSYILPDFVIEKGFNARQIKKLFEQTDLPDNVREEIMGLEAQLLNSYSRRYFRSFDYNFRFTVDHKMEYFKLSQYHNLFLHKIPDYQNVILELKYDMEFASEVAVISSKLPVRLSKFSKYISGMEKLYPQLV; this comes from the coding sequence ATGTCCACGCTAGTCGAAAATATTCAATATCGTTATGAGCGGAAATTTGTATTTGAAAACAAACATCCGGCTTATGTTGAGATGATTGTTAAGAATCACCCATCTAATTTTCACGAAATTTTTCAGCAAAGGCAAGTTAATAATATTTATTTCGATAAACAGGGATTAAGATATTATCACGATAATTTCGATGGAAATACCAATCGGAAGAAAGTAAGAATTCGTTGGTATGGAAATCCTGTAGGTCAGATTAGTAAGCCTATCTTAGAATTCAAAATTAAGAAGGGAGAACTTGGGATTAAAAAGTCGTATATCTTACCCGATTTTGTTATTGAAAAAGGATTTAATGCCCGGCAGATAAAAAAGCTGTTTGAGCAAACCGATTTACCAGATAATGTTCGCGAAGAAATTATGGGCTTGGAAGCTCAGTTATTAAATTCTTACAGCAGAAGATATTTTCGTTCTTTCGATTATAATTTTCGTTTTACTGTAGATCATAAAATGGAATATTTTAAATTGTCGCAGTATCACAATCTATTCTTACATAAAATACCTGATTATCAAAATGTTATTTTAGAGCTAAAGTATGATATGGAATTTGCTTCTGAAGTTGCCGTTATTAGCTCTAAATTACCTGTTCGTTTGAGTAAATTCTCTAAGTATATTTCGGGGATGGAGAAATTGTATCCTCAATTGGTTTAA
- a CDS encoding transglycosylase domain-containing protein, whose amino-acid sequence MGVKKDTTAKKGSKKKTKKKTGFLKWILILWASFFIGVGLLVGLFVLISNGYLGKMPSFEELENPQSSQASLIFADDGRLLGSYFIENRSDIDFRDISPNLVNALIATEDIRFYNHSGIDFKALARVFYGVLTGNNAGGGSTITQQLAKQLFTEKPGSSLARVKQKLNEWVISVKLERSYSKEEIIAMYLNKYDFINNADGIQTASRVYFGTTPDSLKLTEAATLVGMLQNSSLYNPFRRPKLVTERRNVVLGQMYHYNYIDKLTYDSAIVKPLGLNINRQSHNDGMAKYFREYLRRWLTDWAASNLKPDGTPYNLYRDGLRIFTTINYDMQVYAEKAVREHLGKDLQPAFYRHWKGYTNAPFAFDKEDAEEQIQKILNTAKRRSERYRLMKKAGISMDSIDIAFNTPTEMTLFSWDGDIDTVLSPMDSIHYYKYLFQAGLMSVQPQTGHVKAYVGGIDYRYFKYDHVTQAKRQVGSTFKPFVYTLAMQEGNMSPCSKMANVQPIIRLPDGTFWKPHNSNKKFEGREVTLKWALANSINWISAQLIDKYNPAAVVKMARNMGITSYIPAVHAIALGTPDISLYEMVGAMATFANKGVHLKPIFISRIEDKNGNVLERFTPESNEAMSEETAYLMLSLMKGVVESGTGIRLKYTYGFRNPIAGKTGTTQNQSDGWFMGITPNLATGVWVGAEDRSVHFRTITQGQGANMALPIWALFMKDVYANKKIGLYQGDFDKPIKPLSVEIDCDKYDAQKRKKFYESDDDF is encoded by the coding sequence ATGGGTGTAAAGAAAGACACAACAGCCAAAAAAGGCAGTAAGAAAAAAACTAAGAAAAAAACAGGCTTTTTAAAGTGGATTTTAATTCTTTGGGCTAGCTTTTTTATTGGAGTTGGATTGCTTGTTGGTTTATTTGTATTAATCTCAAATGGTTATCTGGGAAAAATGCCCAGCTTTGAAGAGTTGGAAAACCCTCAGTCTTCCCAAGCTTCTCTTATATTTGCTGATGATGGTCGTTTGTTGGGATCTTATTTTATCGAAAATCGTTCCGACATTGATTTTCGCGATATATCTCCAAATCTGGTAAATGCTCTAATTGCTACGGAAGATATTAGATTCTACAATCATTCAGGCATTGATTTTAAAGCTTTAGCACGTGTTTTCTATGGTGTTCTAACAGGGAATAATGCAGGTGGAGGATCGACTATTACACAGCAGTTAGCTAAACAATTATTTACCGAGAAACCCGGCTCCAGCCTTGCCCGTGTAAAACAAAAACTTAACGAATGGGTTATTTCTGTTAAGCTCGAACGCAGTTACTCGAAAGAGGAAATTATAGCAATGTATCTGAATAAATACGATTTTATCAATAATGCCGATGGAATACAAACGGCTTCACGTGTTTATTTTGGTACTACCCCCGACTCTTTAAAATTAACTGAAGCGGCTACTTTGGTCGGGATGTTGCAAAATTCATCGCTGTATAATCCTTTTCGTCGACCTAAATTAGTAACCGAACGCCGTAATGTAGTTTTAGGACAAATGTATCACTATAACTATATCGATAAATTAACTTATGATTCCGCCATTGTTAAACCTTTAGGCTTGAATATTAACAGGCAAAGCCATAATGACGGAATGGCAAAATATTTTCGCGAATACTTACGTAGATGGTTAACAGATTGGGCTGCCTCAAATCTTAAACCTGATGGAACTCCATATAACCTTTATCGCGATGGCTTGCGCATTTTTACCACTATAAATTATGATATGCAAGTTTATGCCGAGAAAGCCGTTCGTGAACATTTGGGTAAAGATTTGCAACCCGCTTTTTATCGTCATTGGAAAGGGTATACGAATGCTCCTTTTGCTTTCGATAAAGAAGATGCCGAAGAACAAATTCAAAAAATATTGAATACAGCTAAGCGGCGATCAGAACGCTATCGCTTGATGAAAAAAGCGGGAATAAGCATGGATTCTATAGATATTGCTTTTAATACTCCAACAGAAATGACTCTTTTTTCGTGGGATGGAGATATTGATACGGTTTTAAGTCCGATGGACAGTATTCATTATTATAAATATCTGTTTCAAGCAGGCTTAATGTCTGTCCAGCCTCAAACAGGGCATGTTAAAGCATATGTTGGTGGTATCGATTATCGTTATTTTAAATATGATCATGTAACTCAAGCAAAACGTCAGGTAGGTTCTACTTTTAAACCTTTTGTTTATACTTTGGCAATGCAAGAGGGTAATATGTCGCCTTGTAGCAAAATGGCAAATGTGCAGCCAATTATCCGTTTGCCCGATGGTACTTTTTGGAAACCTCATAATTCCAATAAAAAGTTTGAAGGTAGAGAAGTTACTCTAAAATGGGCTTTAGCAAATTCCATTAACTGGATATCGGCTCAGCTGATTGATAAGTATAATCCGGCTGCGGTAGTTAAAATGGCTCGAAATATGGGTATTACAAGTTATATTCCGGCAGTACATGCTATTGCTTTGGGTACACCCGATATTTCTCTTTACGAAATGGTTGGCGCAATGGCTACTTTTGCTAATAAAGGTGTTCATCTAAAACCTATTTTTATCAGTCGTATAGAAGATAAGAATGGAAATGTATTAGAGCGTTTTACTCCCGAATCTAACGAAGCTATGAGCGAAGAAACGGCTTATCTTATGCTTTCGCTTATGAAAGGTGTGGTAGAGAGCGGAACGGGAATTCGTTTGAAATACACCTATGGATTTAGAAATCCGATTGCAGGCAAAACGGGAACTACTCAAAATCAGTCAGATGGATGGTTTATGGGAATTACACCTAATTTAGCTACGGGAGTGTGGGTTGGAGCTGAAGATCGCTCAGTACATTTTAGAACTATTACGCAAGGACAAGGAGCTAATATGGCTTTGCCTATTTGGGCTTTGTTTATGAAAGATGTTTATGCTAACAAAAAAATTGGATTGTATCAAGGCGATTTTGACAAACCTATTAAACCTCTTTCTGTAGAAATTGATTGCGATAAATATGATGCACAAAAAAGAAAAAAGTTTTACGAGAGCGATGATGATTTTTAA